The following are from one region of the Camelus dromedarius isolate mCamDro1 chromosome 16, mCamDro1.pat, whole genome shotgun sequence genome:
- the CORO6 gene encoding coronin-6 isoform X4, which produces MSRRVVRQSKFRHVFGQAAKADQAYEDIRVSKVTWDSSFCAVNPKFLAIIVEAGGGGAFIVLPLAKTGRVDKNYPLVTGHTAPVLDIDWCPHNDNVIASASDDTTIMVWQIPDYTPMRNITEPIITLEGHSKRVGILSWHPTARNVLLSAGGDNVIIIWNVGTGEVLLSLDDMHPDVIHSVCWNSNGSLLATTCKDKTLRIIDPRKGQVVAERARPHEGTRPLRAVFTADGKLLSTGFSRMSERQLALWDPNNFEEPVALQEMDTSNGVLLPFYDPDSSIIYLCGKGDSSIRYFEITEEPPFVHYLNTFSSKEPQRGMGFMPKRGLDVSKCEIARFYKLHERKCEPIIMTVPRKSDLFQDDLYPDTPGPEPALEADEWLSGQDAEPVLISLRDGYVPPKHRELRVTKRNILDVRPPSGPRRSQSASDAPLSQHTLETLLEEIKALREQVQAQEQRITALENMLCELVDDTD; this is translated from the exons ATGAGTCGGCGTGTGGTTCGGCAGAGCAAATTCCGCCATGTGTTTGGACAGGCAGCAAAGGCTGACCAGGCCTACGAGGACATCCGagtgtccaaggtcacatgggaCAGCTCCTTCTGTGCCGTCAACCCCAAATTCCTGGCCATTATTgtggaggctgggggtggaggtgccTTCATCGTCCTGCCTCTGGCCAAG ACAGGGCGAGTGGATAAGAACTACCCACTGGTCACTGGGCACACTGCCCCTGTGCTGGACATCGACTGGTGCCCACACAATGACAACGTCATCGCCAGTGCCTCAGATGACACCACTATCATG GTGTGGCAGATTCCAGACTATACCCCTATGCGCAACATTACGGAACCCATCATCACACTCGAGGGCCACTCCAAACGTGTGGGCATCCTCTCCTGGCACCCCACTGCCCGGAATGTCCTGCTCAGTGCAG GTGGTGACAATGTGATCATCATCTGGAACGTGGGCACTGGGGAGGTGCTCCTGAGTCTAGACGACATGCACCCGGACGTCATCCACAGCGTGTGCTGGAACAGCAACGGTAGCCTGCTAGCCACCACCTGCAAGGACAAGACCCTGCGCATCATTGACCCCCGCAAGGGCCAGGTGGTGGCG GAGCGAGCCCGGCCTCACGAGGGCACCCGCCCGCTGCGGGCGGTCTTCACCGCAGACGGGAAGCTACTCAGCACCGGCTTCAGCAGGATGAGTGAGCGACAACTCGCGCTCTGGGACCCG AACAACTTCGAGGAGCCAGTGGCACTGCAGGAGATGGACACTAGCAACGGCGTCCTATTGCCCTTCTACGATCCCGACTCCAGCATCATCTACCTGTGTGGCAAG GGTGACAGCAGCATTCGGTACTTTGAGATTACCGAGGAACCACCTTTTGTGCACTACCTGAACACGTTCAGCAGCAAGGAGCCGCAGAGGGGTATGGGCTTCATGCCCAAGCGGGGACTGGATGTCAGCAAGTGCGAGATCGCGAG GTTCTACAAGTTGCACGAAAGAAAGTGTGAACCCATCATCATGACTGTGCCCCGCAAG TCAGACCTGTTCCAGGATGACCTCTACCCAGACACGCCGGGACCCGAGCCGGCCCTGGAAGCGGACGAATGGCTATCGGGCCAGGACGCCGAACCCGTGCTCATCTCGTTGAGGGACGGTTACGTGCCCCCCAAGCACCGCGAGCTCCGGGTCACCAAGCGCAACATCCTGGACGTGCGTCCACCCTCTGGCCCTCGCCGCAGCCAGTCGGCCAGCGACGCCCCCTTGTCG CAGCACACCCTAGAGACGCTGCTGGAGGAGATCAAGGCCCTGCGGGAGCAGGTGCAAGCCCAGGAGCAGCGCATCACAGCTTTGGAGAACATGCTCTGTGAGCTGGTGGACGACACAGACTAG
- the CORO6 gene encoding coronin-6 isoform X1: protein MSRRVVRQSKFRHVFGQAAKADQAYEDIRVSKVTWDSSFCAVNPKFLAIIVEAGGGGAFIVLPLAKTGRVDKNYPLVTGHTAPVLDIDWCPHNDNVIASASDDTTIMVWQIPDYTPMRNITEPIITLEGHSKRVGILSWHPTARNVLLSAGGDNVIIIWNVGTGEVLLSLDDMHPDVIHSVCWNSNGSLLATTCKDKTLRIIDPRKGQVVAERFAAHEGMRPMRAVFTRQGHIFTTGFTRMSQRELGLWDPNNFEEPVALQEMDTSNGVLLPFYDPDSSIIYLCGKGDSSIRYFEITEEPPFVHYLNTFSSKEPQRGMGFMPKRGLDVSKCEIARFYKLHERKCEPIIMTVPRKSDLFQDDLYPDTPGPEPALEADEWLSGQDAEPVLISLRDGYVPPKHRELRVTKRNILDVRPPSGPRRSQSASDAPLSQQHTLETLLEEIKALREQVQAQEQRITALENMLCELVDDTD, encoded by the exons ATGAGTCGGCGTGTGGTTCGGCAGAGCAAATTCCGCCATGTGTTTGGACAGGCAGCAAAGGCTGACCAGGCCTACGAGGACATCCGagtgtccaaggtcacatgggaCAGCTCCTTCTGTGCCGTCAACCCCAAATTCCTGGCCATTATTgtggaggctgggggtggaggtgccTTCATCGTCCTGCCTCTGGCCAAG ACAGGGCGAGTGGATAAGAACTACCCACTGGTCACTGGGCACACTGCCCCTGTGCTGGACATCGACTGGTGCCCACACAATGACAACGTCATCGCCAGTGCCTCAGATGACACCACTATCATG GTGTGGCAGATTCCAGACTATACCCCTATGCGCAACATTACGGAACCCATCATCACACTCGAGGGCCACTCCAAACGTGTGGGCATCCTCTCCTGGCACCCCACTGCCCGGAATGTCCTGCTCAGTGCAG GTGGTGACAATGTGATCATCATCTGGAACGTGGGCACTGGGGAGGTGCTCCTGAGTCTAGACGACATGCACCCGGACGTCATCCACAGCGTGTGCTGGAACAGCAACGGTAGCCTGCTAGCCACCACCTGCAAGGACAAGACCCTGCGCATCATTGACCCCCGCAAGGGCCAGGTGGTGGCG gagaGGTTTGCGGCCCACGAGGGAATGAGGCCCATGCGGGCGGTCTTCACGCGCCAGGGTCATATCTTCACCACGGGCTTCACCCGCATGAGCCAGCGAGAGCTGGGCCTGTGGGACCCG AACAACTTCGAGGAGCCAGTGGCACTGCAGGAGATGGACACTAGCAACGGCGTCCTATTGCCCTTCTACGATCCCGACTCCAGCATCATCTACCTGTGTGGCAAG GGTGACAGCAGCATTCGGTACTTTGAGATTACCGAGGAACCACCTTTTGTGCACTACCTGAACACGTTCAGCAGCAAGGAGCCGCAGAGGGGTATGGGCTTCATGCCCAAGCGGGGACTGGATGTCAGCAAGTGCGAGATCGCGAG GTTCTACAAGTTGCACGAAAGAAAGTGTGAACCCATCATCATGACTGTGCCCCGCAAG TCAGACCTGTTCCAGGATGACCTCTACCCAGACACGCCGGGACCCGAGCCGGCCCTGGAAGCGGACGAATGGCTATCGGGCCAGGACGCCGAACCCGTGCTCATCTCGTTGAGGGACGGTTACGTGCCCCCCAAGCACCGCGAGCTCCGGGTCACCAAGCGCAACATCCTGGACGTGCGTCCACCCTCTGGCCCTCGCCGCAGCCAGTCGGCCAGCGACGCCCCCTTGTCG CAGCAGCACACCCTAGAGACGCTGCTGGAGGAGATCAAGGCCCTGCGGGAGCAGGTGCAAGCCCAGGAGCAGCGCATCACAGCTTTGGAGAACATGCTCTGTGAGCTGGTGGACGACACAGACTAG
- the CORO6 gene encoding coronin-6 isoform X3 — translation MSRRVVRQSKFRHVFGQAAKADQAYEDIRVSKVTWDSSFCAVNPKFLAIIVEAGGGGAFIVLPLAKTGRVDKNYPLVTGHTAPVLDIDWCPHNDNVIASASDDTTIMVWQIPDYTPMRNITEPIITLEGHSKRVGILSWHPTARNVLLSAGGDNVIIIWNVGTGEVLLSLDDMHPDVIHSVCWNSNGSLLATTCKDKTLRIIDPRKGQVVAERFAAHEGMRPMRAVFTRQGHIFTTGFTRMSQRELGLWDPNNFEEPVALQEMDTSNGVLLPFYDPDSSIIYLCGKGDSSIRYFEITEEPPFVHYLNTFSSKEPQRGMGFMPKRGLDVSKCEIARFYKLHERKCEPIIMTVPRKSDLFQDDLYPDTPGPEPALEADEWLSGQDAEPVLISLRDGYVPPKHRELRVTKRNILDVRPPSGPRRSQSASDAPLSQHTLETLLEEIKALREQVQAQEQRITALENMLCELVDDTD, via the exons ATGAGTCGGCGTGTGGTTCGGCAGAGCAAATTCCGCCATGTGTTTGGACAGGCAGCAAAGGCTGACCAGGCCTACGAGGACATCCGagtgtccaaggtcacatgggaCAGCTCCTTCTGTGCCGTCAACCCCAAATTCCTGGCCATTATTgtggaggctgggggtggaggtgccTTCATCGTCCTGCCTCTGGCCAAG ACAGGGCGAGTGGATAAGAACTACCCACTGGTCACTGGGCACACTGCCCCTGTGCTGGACATCGACTGGTGCCCACACAATGACAACGTCATCGCCAGTGCCTCAGATGACACCACTATCATG GTGTGGCAGATTCCAGACTATACCCCTATGCGCAACATTACGGAACCCATCATCACACTCGAGGGCCACTCCAAACGTGTGGGCATCCTCTCCTGGCACCCCACTGCCCGGAATGTCCTGCTCAGTGCAG GTGGTGACAATGTGATCATCATCTGGAACGTGGGCACTGGGGAGGTGCTCCTGAGTCTAGACGACATGCACCCGGACGTCATCCACAGCGTGTGCTGGAACAGCAACGGTAGCCTGCTAGCCACCACCTGCAAGGACAAGACCCTGCGCATCATTGACCCCCGCAAGGGCCAGGTGGTGGCG gagaGGTTTGCGGCCCACGAGGGAATGAGGCCCATGCGGGCGGTCTTCACGCGCCAGGGTCATATCTTCACCACGGGCTTCACCCGCATGAGCCAGCGAGAGCTGGGCCTGTGGGACCCG AACAACTTCGAGGAGCCAGTGGCACTGCAGGAGATGGACACTAGCAACGGCGTCCTATTGCCCTTCTACGATCCCGACTCCAGCATCATCTACCTGTGTGGCAAG GGTGACAGCAGCATTCGGTACTTTGAGATTACCGAGGAACCACCTTTTGTGCACTACCTGAACACGTTCAGCAGCAAGGAGCCGCAGAGGGGTATGGGCTTCATGCCCAAGCGGGGACTGGATGTCAGCAAGTGCGAGATCGCGAG GTTCTACAAGTTGCACGAAAGAAAGTGTGAACCCATCATCATGACTGTGCCCCGCAAG TCAGACCTGTTCCAGGATGACCTCTACCCAGACACGCCGGGACCCGAGCCGGCCCTGGAAGCGGACGAATGGCTATCGGGCCAGGACGCCGAACCCGTGCTCATCTCGTTGAGGGACGGTTACGTGCCCCCCAAGCACCGCGAGCTCCGGGTCACCAAGCGCAACATCCTGGACGTGCGTCCACCCTCTGGCCCTCGCCGCAGCCAGTCGGCCAGCGACGCCCCCTTGTCG CAGCACACCCTAGAGACGCTGCTGGAGGAGATCAAGGCCCTGCGGGAGCAGGTGCAAGCCCAGGAGCAGCGCATCACAGCTTTGGAGAACATGCTCTGTGAGCTGGTGGACGACACAGACTAG
- the CORO6 gene encoding coronin-6 isoform X2 translates to MSRRVVRQSKFRHVFGQAAKADQAYEDIRVSKVTWDSSFCAVNPKFLAIIVEAGGGGAFIVLPLAKTGRVDKNYPLVTGHTAPVLDIDWCPHNDNVIASASDDTTIMVWQIPDYTPMRNITEPIITLEGHSKRVGILSWHPTARNVLLSAGGDNVIIIWNVGTGEVLLSLDDMHPDVIHSVCWNSNGSLLATTCKDKTLRIIDPRKGQVVAERARPHEGTRPLRAVFTADGKLLSTGFSRMSERQLALWDPNNFEEPVALQEMDTSNGVLLPFYDPDSSIIYLCGKGDSSIRYFEITEEPPFVHYLNTFSSKEPQRGMGFMPKRGLDVSKCEIARFYKLHERKCEPIIMTVPRKSDLFQDDLYPDTPGPEPALEADEWLSGQDAEPVLISLRDGYVPPKHRELRVTKRNILDVRPPSGPRRSQSASDAPLSQQHTLETLLEEIKALREQVQAQEQRITALENMLCELVDDTD, encoded by the exons ATGAGTCGGCGTGTGGTTCGGCAGAGCAAATTCCGCCATGTGTTTGGACAGGCAGCAAAGGCTGACCAGGCCTACGAGGACATCCGagtgtccaaggtcacatgggaCAGCTCCTTCTGTGCCGTCAACCCCAAATTCCTGGCCATTATTgtggaggctgggggtggaggtgccTTCATCGTCCTGCCTCTGGCCAAG ACAGGGCGAGTGGATAAGAACTACCCACTGGTCACTGGGCACACTGCCCCTGTGCTGGACATCGACTGGTGCCCACACAATGACAACGTCATCGCCAGTGCCTCAGATGACACCACTATCATG GTGTGGCAGATTCCAGACTATACCCCTATGCGCAACATTACGGAACCCATCATCACACTCGAGGGCCACTCCAAACGTGTGGGCATCCTCTCCTGGCACCCCACTGCCCGGAATGTCCTGCTCAGTGCAG GTGGTGACAATGTGATCATCATCTGGAACGTGGGCACTGGGGAGGTGCTCCTGAGTCTAGACGACATGCACCCGGACGTCATCCACAGCGTGTGCTGGAACAGCAACGGTAGCCTGCTAGCCACCACCTGCAAGGACAAGACCCTGCGCATCATTGACCCCCGCAAGGGCCAGGTGGTGGCG GAGCGAGCCCGGCCTCACGAGGGCACCCGCCCGCTGCGGGCGGTCTTCACCGCAGACGGGAAGCTACTCAGCACCGGCTTCAGCAGGATGAGTGAGCGACAACTCGCGCTCTGGGACCCG AACAACTTCGAGGAGCCAGTGGCACTGCAGGAGATGGACACTAGCAACGGCGTCCTATTGCCCTTCTACGATCCCGACTCCAGCATCATCTACCTGTGTGGCAAG GGTGACAGCAGCATTCGGTACTTTGAGATTACCGAGGAACCACCTTTTGTGCACTACCTGAACACGTTCAGCAGCAAGGAGCCGCAGAGGGGTATGGGCTTCATGCCCAAGCGGGGACTGGATGTCAGCAAGTGCGAGATCGCGAG GTTCTACAAGTTGCACGAAAGAAAGTGTGAACCCATCATCATGACTGTGCCCCGCAAG TCAGACCTGTTCCAGGATGACCTCTACCCAGACACGCCGGGACCCGAGCCGGCCCTGGAAGCGGACGAATGGCTATCGGGCCAGGACGCCGAACCCGTGCTCATCTCGTTGAGGGACGGTTACGTGCCCCCCAAGCACCGCGAGCTCCGGGTCACCAAGCGCAACATCCTGGACGTGCGTCCACCCTCTGGCCCTCGCCGCAGCCAGTCGGCCAGCGACGCCCCCTTGTCG CAGCAGCACACCCTAGAGACGCTGCTGGAGGAGATCAAGGCCCTGCGGGAGCAGGTGCAAGCCCAGGAGCAGCGCATCACAGCTTTGGAGAACATGCTCTGTGAGCTGGTGGACGACACAGACTAG
- the CORO6 gene encoding coronin-6 isoform X5 translates to MPCPWGWFAVTACGGAGNNFEEPVALQEMDTSNGVLLPFYDPDSSIIYLCGKGDSSIRYFEITEEPPFVHYLNTFSSKEPQRGMGFMPKRGLDVSKCEIARFYKLHERKCEPIIMTVPRKSDLFQDDLYPDTPGPEPALEADEWLSGQDAEPVLISLRDGYVPPKHRELRVTKRNILDVRPPSGPRRSQSASDAPLSQHTLETLLEEIKALREQVQAQEQRITALENMLCELVDDTD, encoded by the exons ATGCCGTGTCCCTGGGGGTGGTTTGCGGTGACTGCATGTGGTGGCGCGGGG AACAACTTCGAGGAGCCAGTGGCACTGCAGGAGATGGACACTAGCAACGGCGTCCTATTGCCCTTCTACGATCCCGACTCCAGCATCATCTACCTGTGTGGCAAG GGTGACAGCAGCATTCGGTACTTTGAGATTACCGAGGAACCACCTTTTGTGCACTACCTGAACACGTTCAGCAGCAAGGAGCCGCAGAGGGGTATGGGCTTCATGCCCAAGCGGGGACTGGATGTCAGCAAGTGCGAGATCGCGAG GTTCTACAAGTTGCACGAAAGAAAGTGTGAACCCATCATCATGACTGTGCCCCGCAAG TCAGACCTGTTCCAGGATGACCTCTACCCAGACACGCCGGGACCCGAGCCGGCCCTGGAAGCGGACGAATGGCTATCGGGCCAGGACGCCGAACCCGTGCTCATCTCGTTGAGGGACGGTTACGTGCCCCCCAAGCACCGCGAGCTCCGGGTCACCAAGCGCAACATCCTGGACGTGCGTCCACCCTCTGGCCCTCGCCGCAGCCAGTCGGCCAGCGACGCCCCCTTGTCG CAGCACACCCTAGAGACGCTGCTGGAGGAGATCAAGGCCCTGCGGGAGCAGGTGCAAGCCCAGGAGCAGCGCATCACAGCTTTGGAGAACATGCTCTGTGAGCTGGTGGACGACACAGACTAG
- the ANKRD13B gene encoding ankyrin repeat domain-containing protein 13B isoform X1, which produces MIPANASARKGPEGKYPLHYLVWHNRHRELEKEVCAGQVDIEQLDPRGRTPLHLATTLGHLECARVLLAHGADVGRENRSGWTVLQEAVSTRDLELVQLVLRYRDYQRVVKRLAGIPVLLEKLRKAQDFYVEMKWEFTSWVPLVSKICPSDTYKVWKSGQNLRVDTTLLGFDHMTWQRGNRSFVFRGQDTSAVVMEIDHDRRVVYTETLALAGQDRELLLAAAQPTEEQVLSRLTAPVVTTQLDTKNISFERNKTGILGWRSEKTEMVNGYEAKVYGASNVELITRTRTEHLSEQHKGKVKGCKTPLQSFLGIAEQHGGPQNGTLITQTLSQANPTAITAEEYFNPNFELGNRDMGRPMELTTKTQKFKAKLWLCEEHPLSLCEQVAPIIDLMAVSNALFAKLRDFITLRLPPGFPVKIEIPIFHILNARITFGNLNGCDEPVPLVRGSPSSETPSPGSDSSSVSSSSSTTSCRGCEISPALFEAPRGYSVLGGQREAATRDDDDDLLQFAIQQSLLEAGSEYDQVTIWEALTNSKPGTHPMSYEGRRQDRSAPSTPQRQSAPPAALASVPSPRPSPRPGPRGHVFRSYDEQLRLAMELSAQEQEERRRRARQEEEELERILRLSLTEQ; this is translated from the exons GTGGACATCGAGCAACTGGATCCCCGTGGGCGGACTCCCCTGCACCTGGCCACCACCCTGGGGCACCTTGAGTGTGCCCGAGTACTCCTGGCACACGGTGCAGACGTGGGCAGGGAGAATCGCAGTGGCTGGACAG tactTCAGGAGGCTGTGAGCACCCGGGACCTGGAGCTAGTGCAGCTCGTGCTGCGGTATCGCGACTACCAACGGGTGGTGAAGCGGCTGGCGGGTATCCCTGTGCTCCTGGAGAAGCTGCGCAAG GCCCAGGACTTCTACGTGGAGATGAAATGGGAGTTCACTAGCTGGG TGCCCCTGGTGTCTAAGATCTGCCCCAGTGACACCTACAAAGTGTGGAAGAGTGGGCAGAACCTGCGGGTAGACACCACACTCCTGGGCTTTGACCACATGACATGGCAGCGAGGGAACCGTAGCTTTGTCTTCAGGGGCCAAG ACACTAGTGCTGTGGTCATGGAGATTGACCATGACCGCCGGGTGGTGTACACGGAGACCCTGGCACTGGCTGGGCAGGACCGTGAGCTGCTGCTGGCAGCTGCCCAGCCCACTGAGGAGCAGGTGCTGAGCCGGCTCACCGCGCCTGTCGTCACCACGCAGCTCGACACCAAGAACATCTCTTTTGAGAG GAACAAGACCGGCATCCTGGGCTGGCGCAGCGAGAAGACGGAGATGGTGAATGGGTATGAAGCCAAG GTATATGGGGCATCCAATGTGGAGCTCATCACCCGGACACGGACAGAGCATCTTTCAGAACAGCACAAGGGCAAGGTCAAAG GCTGTAAAACACCTCTGCAGTCCTTCCTGGGAATTGCTGAGCAGCATGGGGGCCCCCAAAACGGG ACCCTGATCACTCAGACTCTGAGCCAAGCCAACCCCACTGCCATCACCGCAGAAGAGTACTTCAACCCCAACTTTGAGCTTGGCAACCGTGACATGGGCCGCCCCATGGAACTGACCACCAAGACACAGAA GTTCAAGGCCAAGCTGTGGCTGTGTGAGGAGCATCCCCTGTCCCTGTGTGAGCAGGTGGCCCCCATCATTGACCTCATGGCTGTCAGCAATGCACTTTTCGCCAAGCTCCGGGATTTCATTACCCTGCGCCTGCCTCCTGGCTTCCCAGTCAAGATTG AAATCCCCATCTTCCACATCCTCAATGCTCGCATCACCTTTGGAAACCTCAATGGCTGTGATGAGCCGGTGCCGTTGGTGCGAGGCAGCCCCAGCAGCGAGACTCCTTCCCCGGGCAGCGACTCCTCCAGCGTCAGCAGCTCCAGTTCCACAA CCTCGTGCCGCGGCTGCGAGATCTCCCCCGCGTTGTTCGAGGCCCCACGGGGCTACAGCGTGCTGGGCGGCCAGCGAGAGGCAGCCACCCGCGATGACGATGACGACCTACTGCAGTTCGCCATCCAGCAGAGCCTGCTTGAGGCGGGCAGTGAGTATGACCAG GTCACCATCTGGGAGGCACTAACCAACAGCAAGCCGGGCACTCACCCCATGTCCTACGAGGGTCGACGACAGGACAG GAGTGCTCCGTCCACGCCACAGCGCCAGTCCGCTCCCCCCGCCGCCCTGGCGTCGGTCCCGAGCCCTCGGCCCAGCCCGCGCCCAGGCCCACGCGGCCACGTGTTCCGGAGCTACGACGAGCAGCTGCGGCTGGCCATGGAGCTGTCTGCGCAGGAGCAGGaggagcggcggcggcgcgcgcgccaggaggaggaggagcttgAGCGCATCCTGCGGCTCTCACTCACGGAGCAGTAG
- the ANKRD13B gene encoding ankyrin repeat domain-containing protein 13B isoform X2, translated as MIPANASARKGPEGKYPLHYLVWHNRHRELEKEVCAGQVDIEQLDPRGRTPLHLATTLGHLECARVLLAHGADVGRENRSGWTVLQEAVSTRDLELVQLVLRYRDYQRVVKRLAGIPVLLEKLRKAQDFYVEMKWEFTSWVPLVSKICPSDTYKVWKSGQNLRVDTTLLGFDHMTWQRGNRSFVFRGQDTSAVVMEIDHDRRVVYTETLALAGQDRELLLAAAQPTEEQVLSRLTAPVVTTQLDTKNISFERNKTGILGWRSEKTEMVNGYEAKVYGASNVELITRTRTEHLSEQHKGKVKGCKTPLQSFLGIAEQHGGPQNGTLITQTLSQANPTAITAEEYFNPNFELGNRDMGRPMELTTKTQKWPPSLTSWLSAMHFSPSSGISLPCACLLASQSRLKSPSSTSSMLASPLETSMAVMSRCRWCEAAPAARLLPRAATPPASAAPVPQVRPGTALSPPSLPLSTQRFPGSGGMGGRVHSDPQLGAPSLVPRLRDLPRVVRGPTGLQRAGRPARGSHPR; from the exons GTGGACATCGAGCAACTGGATCCCCGTGGGCGGACTCCCCTGCACCTGGCCACCACCCTGGGGCACCTTGAGTGTGCCCGAGTACTCCTGGCACACGGTGCAGACGTGGGCAGGGAGAATCGCAGTGGCTGGACAG tactTCAGGAGGCTGTGAGCACCCGGGACCTGGAGCTAGTGCAGCTCGTGCTGCGGTATCGCGACTACCAACGGGTGGTGAAGCGGCTGGCGGGTATCCCTGTGCTCCTGGAGAAGCTGCGCAAG GCCCAGGACTTCTACGTGGAGATGAAATGGGAGTTCACTAGCTGGG TGCCCCTGGTGTCTAAGATCTGCCCCAGTGACACCTACAAAGTGTGGAAGAGTGGGCAGAACCTGCGGGTAGACACCACACTCCTGGGCTTTGACCACATGACATGGCAGCGAGGGAACCGTAGCTTTGTCTTCAGGGGCCAAG ACACTAGTGCTGTGGTCATGGAGATTGACCATGACCGCCGGGTGGTGTACACGGAGACCCTGGCACTGGCTGGGCAGGACCGTGAGCTGCTGCTGGCAGCTGCCCAGCCCACTGAGGAGCAGGTGCTGAGCCGGCTCACCGCGCCTGTCGTCACCACGCAGCTCGACACCAAGAACATCTCTTTTGAGAG GAACAAGACCGGCATCCTGGGCTGGCGCAGCGAGAAGACGGAGATGGTGAATGGGTATGAAGCCAAG GTATATGGGGCATCCAATGTGGAGCTCATCACCCGGACACGGACAGAGCATCTTTCAGAACAGCACAAGGGCAAGGTCAAAG GCTGTAAAACACCTCTGCAGTCCTTCCTGGGAATTGCTGAGCAGCATGGGGGCCCCCAAAACGGG ACCCTGATCACTCAGACTCTGAGCCAAGCCAACCCCACTGCCATCACCGCAGAAGAGTACTTCAACCCCAACTTTGAGCTTGGCAACCGTGACATGGGCCGCCCCATGGAACTGACCACCAAGACACAGAA GTGGCCCCCATCATTGACCTCATGGCTGTCAGCAATGCACTTTTCGCCAAGCTCCGGGATTTCATTACCCTGCGCCTGCCTCCTGGCTTCCCAGTCAAGATTG AAATCCCCATCTTCCACATCCTCAATGCTCGCATCACCTTTGGAAACCTCAATGGCTGTGATGAGCCGGTGCCGTTGGTGCGAGGCAGCCCCAGCAGCGAGACTCCTTCCCCGGGCAGCGACTCCTCCAGCGTCAGCAGCTCCAGTTCCACAAGTGAGACCTGGCACCGCCCTGAGCCCACCCTCACTTCCCCTCTCTACCCAGCGCTTCCCTGGGAGTGGGGGGATGGGGGGTCGGGTCCACTCTGATCCCCAGCTGGGCGCCCCCAGCCTCGTGCCGCGGCTGCGAGATCTCCCCCGCGTTGTTCGAGGCCCCACGGGGCTACAGCGTGCTGGGCGGCCAGCGAGAGGCAGCCACCCGCGATGA